One Candidatus Acidulodesulfobacterium acidiphilum DNA window includes the following coding sequences:
- a CDS encoding 1-(5-phosphoribosyl)-5-((5-phosphoribosylamino)methylideneamino)imidazole-4-carboxamide isomerase (catalyzes the formation of 5-(5-phospho-1-deoxyribulos-1-ylamino)methylideneamino-l-(5-phosphoribosyl)imidazole-4-carboxamide from 1-(5-phosphoribosyl)-5-[(5-phosphoribosylamino)methylideneamino] imidazole-4-carboxamide), which yields TFIFTDIKKDGMLEGVNLNLVTELAKLKVDIIASGGVSEIDDVKKLKELNIDSLKGVIIGKALYDGRIDLKKANALLG from the coding sequence AACTTTTATATTTACGGATATTAAAAAAGACGGTATGCTGGAAGGTGTTAATTTAAATCTCGTTACTGAACTTGCGAAATTGAAAGTCGATATAATCGCTTCGGGAGGGGTTTCCGAGATAGACGACGTTAAAAAACTTAAGGAACTTAATATAGATTCTTTAAAAGGCGTAATAATAGGAAAAGCTCTTTACGACGGAAGAATAGATTTAAAAAAAGCTAATGCTTTATTGGGATAA